From the genome of Frateuria soli:
GCCGCGCACCACAGCACCGCCGAATGCACGGCGGCCACGCGGTTGGGAGGCGCCTCGGTGGAATGGGGTGTCCACGCGTTTGCCGGATTGCTCTGCAAGGTGTCCAACGACGCCCCGGCCAGGTCTTAAACCTGTAGGAGCCCGCTTGCGGGCGATGCTCTTTGCGAGGAGTCCGCAACAGCATCGCCCGCAAGCGGGCTCCCTACAGGGCCTCAGCCGTTGTCGAGCGTCGCCCCGGTCAGCAGGCCCCGCGCCAGCATGCTGCACTGGCGGCGGTTGAGCACGATCTGCCACTGCCGCCCGCCGACCTGCCGCCACAACACCGCCGAGCGCACGGCGGCAAGCAGGTTGGCGCGCACCTTTTCCACCACCGCCGCCTGTTGCAGGAATTGCGGGTTGCCGCTGACCATCACCCGCGGGTTCAGCGTCGACAGGGTCGATGCGTAGAGGTCGGCCAGGCGCCGGACTACCTGCGGCGAGTCCTGGCCGAAATGGGCAACCTGCCGCTGCGCCGCGACGATGCCCTCCTGCAGTTTCGCGGTCAGCTCCGGGCGACGGGCCAGGCTGCGCTCCAGCCGCATCACGGTGACCGCCATCCGGGTCAGCGCCATATCGCGGCTGCTGTCGTCGAGCTGGCCGATCAGGTTGCGCAAGCCCAGCCGTACGCCGCCCACGCCGCCATAGACCGCGGCCACCGACGGCGCGTCGATACGGAACACGCTGGCCACGCTGGATTCCATCGCCGTTTCGTCGCAGCGGCCCTGGTTGCCCAGCTGCTGTGCCAGGCCCACCGCCTGGAAGAGGCCAGCCAGTGCCAGCACGCGCGGTTCATTGATGGCGAGGGTGTCGAGCACGTCAGGTTCCTGCGGGGAGGGGAGAGAGGCCGCCGAACGGCGCGTCGGTGGCCGCGATCACGGCGCCGCCGAGGCAGGCCTCGCCGTCGTAGAACACCACCGACTGGCCCGGCGTGACGGCGCGCTGTGGTTGATCGAAGCGCACTTCCAGCCCGGCGGCCGACAGCTGCACCGCGCATGCCTGGTCCGCCTGGCGGTAGCGGGTCTTGGCGGTGCAGCGGAAGG
Proteins encoded in this window:
- the hflD gene encoding high frequency lysogenization protein HflD, encoding MNEPRVLALAGLFQAVGLAQQLGNQGRCDETAMESSVASVFRIDAPSVAAVYGGVGGVRLGLRNLIGQLDDSSRDMALTRMAVTVMRLERSLARRPELTAKLQEGIVAAQRQVAHFGQDSPQVVRRLADLYASTLSTLNPRVMVSGNPQFLQQAAVVEKVRANLLAAVRSAVLWRQVGGRQWQIVLNRRQCSMLARGLLTGATLDNG